TAGTTGACGCAGGTGTAGCAGTCGCAGCCGTCCTGCAGGGGCCCGAAATCGGTTTTGTAGCGCGCACCTGACAGGTTGAACCGGCCGAAGGGCGTGTAGAACGCTGAGTTCCTGGCAACCCGGGTGGGGGAGACACAGTCGAACGTGTCGGCGCCGTTCTCGATGGCCGTGAAGATATCGTCCGGTTCGGAGATACCGAGCAGGTGCCTGGGCTTGTCCTCGGGCAGTTCCTCGTTGCACCAACGCACAATGGTGCCCAGGTTTTCCTTCTCCAACGCACCGCCGATCCCGTATCCGTCAAAGGGCATGGCACCCAGGTCCTGGCAGGCTTTGCGGCGCAGGTCCTCGTACTGGGCTCCCTGGATCACCCCGAACAACGCCTGATACGGCTTGCCCACCCGGGAAGTAGTCAACGAGGCATGTTCCGCCAGGCACCGCAGCGCCCACAAGCGGGTGCGCTCCAGCGACTCTTCCTGGTACGCCCGCGAATTCTGCAGGGTAGTGAGCTCGTCGAAGGCGAACATGATGTCCGCGCCGATCTGGTGTTGGACCCGCATGGAGATCTCGGGCGAGAAACGGTGCCGGTCCCCGTTGAGGTGCGACTTGAACCAGACGCCGTCATCGTCGATGTGGGCCAGCCGTTCCTTGCCCGGTGCTACGGCGTCATCGGGGCCGGACGAATCGACGTTCTTCATGTCGATAACCTTCTTGAACCCCGAGCCCAGGCTCATCACCTGAAACCCACCGGAGTCGGTGAAAGTGGGCCCGGGCCAGTTCATGAACGCACCCAGCCCACCCGCGGCGTCGAGGATTTCGGGCCCCGGCTGCAGGTACAGGTGGTAGGCGTTGGCCAGTACGGCCTGCGCGCCAAACCCGGCGATCGACTCGGGCAGCACGGCCTTGACGGTCGCTTTGGTTCCGACGGCGATGAACGCGGGCGTCTGGATGGTTCCGTGCGGCGTAGTGATGGTCCCAGTCCGGCCAAGGAAGGCGCCGCCGTTGGCGTCCACTTGGGCGTCCGACGGCGAGCACGCTTCAGTCAGGCGGGTGCCCACCGTGAACGAGAACTCGGATTGCCGGGCGGATAACCCCGGCAACTCGGGCAGGGCGGGAGCTGGGGAGGAAAAAGGCGCGGAAACAGGAACGGAAGCTGGCACCTACCTAGTGTGCCAGCTTTACCGTGGGTAACCAGCGGAGGAAGCCCTACGACCCGTAGTTTTCAGCCTTCCAGTTGTCCCACGAGGACCGGATGTCCGCCAACGTGTGGGCCCCCAGATCGTAGGTGGAGGCAATCACCATGGACCCGCCGTCGGGCCTTTTCTCCGGGATCGGTAACTGCTCAGCGACGATCAGCAGGCCTTCCCCATGTTCGGCGTAGCTGTGGACGGTGAGGCCAACCTGGTGCCGGCTCTTGAACCAGACCTTGCCGGAGATCTTCTCGCCGGTAGCAAGGGTGAGCGAGTATTCCTCCCCAACGGGCGGCAGATCCCCTAGTCCCAACTTCTCGATTGCCGGACCGCCTTTGCCGGGGAGGGAGACGAAATGAGTCCGTCGGTGCCCGTGCGGATGGCGCTCAAGGGCGAACCGCAGTTGGTGCAGGAAGGTGAGCCAGCCTTGGGTGATGTCTTCGTCCCAGTCGGCCCACTCGGAATCGTGGTCCAGGGCAACCCTGGTGATCCGCACTTCGGTGCCGCCGGAGACAGGGTGAAGCTCAAAGATGTCGCCGCCATTGACCGTCAGGCTGGTGTGATCGGGCCCTTCAACGACGTCGGTATTGAAGTAGATCTGTTTGATTTCATCGTTCAGGTCGTCGGCCTCCCAGCCGTGCCATTGGGCGACCAACGACGGTTCACGCAGCATTGTCCAAACCTGCTGCGCATCGGCATTAACCACAACGCTCAGATTGTTCGTCATGGCCCCGAATCTACCGCCGTTCGTCCCGGCATAACAGGCCCGGAACCTGTCAGGCCCGCACCGATTCCAGTTCGTTGCCGATGCGCCGGGCCAGCTCTTCCTCGCCGATGGTCTTCGATCCGCCGTGGGCACGCAGGAACATGAGGGCCTCCAAGCGGAGGAACCGCCATTCGCGCTCTGCCTCGTGGTTGCCGTTGTCGATTGCGCGGAAGATTTCCTTGTCGTACAGGTTGGGTTCGTTGAGCGAACGCTGGCGGACCCTCGCGTTGATCCGGGCCTTGAACGGGTCCTCTTCCTGGGATTCGGGCGCGCGGAGCAGCTTCTCGTAGACGGCAGCCCGTTCGGACTGGCCAGCCTCGCGGCAGATGAAACTGGACAGTGCCAAGGCGCGTTCGATCGACGCCCACCGGTCCAGGTTCCCATCGAAAGGCAGGACGTTCAGCAGGTCCGCGACCGCCAGCGCGTGGTCCGGATCGCGAAGCACGATGCACAGGTCGAAGGCGAGGTCGCTGAGGTCCCGGAGGCAGCTTCCGGACTTGGTGTTGATGCCCTTCGCCAGCCGCTCCGCCAGCACCTGGACACCGTTCTTGCCCTTGTGGTCGGCGGCTGCGGCACGCACCACCGCTTCGGGGGTGCCGTCGGGTTCGGGAATGAGGGCAAGTTCTTCGGCGCTGGGCCCGGTATATGTTGGCGGGGTTTCCGGACGAGGAGGCACGACGACGGCGGGTCCGGCGGGCGCGTCGGCCTCGGCGTCGGTGGGGGTGCTGGAGCCCGGTTCGGCTTCGGCTGGGGCGTCCACTGGCGCTTCGGCCCCGGGGTCGGCAGGAACTCCGTCACCCACGGGAACACTGGACCCGACAGCGATCCTGATGGTGCCGCCGTCGACCGTTGTTAACAGCAGCAGCGCGGGGACACCGTAATCGTCGTTCTGCACCTCGATGGCGCGGATTTCTTCGGCCAGCCCGTCGCCGGGCGGGAACACAAAATCTCCGGGCTGCAGGTCCCCAGCCTGCTTTTCTTTGTACTGCTGTGTGGCTGGGCTGTGAGTCATCGGAAGTCCTTTGGTTCTCTTGGGGTCCGCCGTCCAGTCTACAAAGACCGGCCGCCGCAGGGGCCGGGACCCGCTAGAGGACGATGCCCGAGAAAGCCAATGCCTGCCGCACGAGGTTGCCGCGGCCGCCGTCGAATTCCTGCTGGACGTTCTCGCTCAGTACCTCTTGGGGCGTCATCCAGGTGAGTTCCAGGGCGTCTTGGCGTGGTTCGCATTCGCCGGTCACCGGGATCACGTAGGCCAGTGAAACGGCGTGCTGGCGGTCGTCCGTGAAACCCGTTTGCGAGGGCGCCGGGAAGTATTCGGCCACGGTGAACGGGACAGGGCTGATGGGGAGCTGCGGGAAAGCCAGGGGACCGAGGTCCTTTTCCATGTGCCGCAGGAGGGCTGCCCGGATGGTCTCGCGGTAGAGGACACGGCCGGAGACAAGGTATCGGACCATGTTGCCGTCGGCGTCGCCCTGCAGGAGCGTGCCGACTTCGTTGACATACCCGAGCGGATCCAACCTGACCGGAACAGCTTCCACATAAACCATGGGGAGGCGGCCGCGGGCTTCGAAGAGGTCTTCATCTGAAAGCCAGCCTGGATACGGGTCGGGTGTACGTACGCTCATGGTTAAGTTCTACCCCATCCCCGGTGGAACTTCCGTGGAGGCCCTGCCGGGTACAGGGCCGTTACGCTCTCGGCTGTATTCCGGGGCGGGGGATTGACTCCAACCTTTGGCGGTAGGAATCACTGCGGATTGTGGTCTCGAAAAAGATTATTCGTCCGCAATGTAACCGGGAGACCAGACCCGGAAACAACATGTTCGAGCAAGCAAATCTGCTCAACGACTCCGTGGGGGAAGGAACCCAGAAATGAACTACCGCCGAACCGGACACGCCAAGTACGCGACCCTTGTATCGCTGGCTTTGGCGTTGACGCTTACTGCCTGCACGCCGTCGTCGCCCGAGCCCGGCGGCGCACCAACGGAGCGTCCTGCCGCGTCCGCGCAGGAAGTGCTCGCTGAGCCGGTGGCGGAGGTCGATGCCCCTGTGGATGACGCTGCCCCCGTCGCTCCGATCCCAGCCGCCGAGCCCGCCCCGTTGGTGATTCCGGAGCCCGTGGTGGTTCCTGTTGTTGCCCAGCCTGCAAGTGAAGCACCCGCCCCGGCACCCACGGAAACCGTTGAGCCCGCACCTGCGGTGACGGTTCCGCCCACGGCCCCGGTGGTGACGGTTCCGGCCCCGGAACCGGTTGTGACCCCGATTACCCCTCTTGAGCCCTCAACGCCGCATGTATCTCCGAACTACCCGGAAATCGGGACTTACACCTTCCCGGACGGACACATCTCCTTCGAGGTACCGTCCGGTTGGGGAATGCAAGCCGAAGTTCCGGCTGTTGCGCCCGGGGACGACTACCCTTACGACGATCACTTCGCCATTGCCCACATCTTCGATGAAAACGGGCACAACGTGGTGGACATTACCAGCGGAGGTGTCGGCGGAGTGGTGGCCGGGCCCGTCAACCGCACCATTCTGGACTCGCAGAAGCTCAGCTCTTTTGACAACCGGGACGGGGCATCCTACTTTGCGGTCTTCCGGGACGTTTACCCCTTCGACACCGCGGAAACCAGGTACTTCGTGGGCATCGTCCCGGAAATGCTGGTGACCGAAGGTCCTGAGAGCACCTCTGCTGCAAGCTTCCTGATCATGGGCAACGGCGCTGCCACCGCCCAGGTGAACATCGACCCGTACATGACGCAGGAGGCCGCGGAGGCCTGGATGCAGTCCGAGCAGTACAGCAAGCTCAAGGGACTGCTTACCAGCCTCCGGTACGCACAGTAGCCCCCCGGGCGCCCGTTCCGCTCAGGCGGGCGCCCGTTCCACCACGATCGAGGCCGGTGCCGCGCCACCCGCGGCATCGGGGTTGGCGACGTACAGGATGCCTTCGCTGATCCGGGCCTCAGTGGCCGCTTCGGTGAGCCGTGCCAGCAGTGGTTCCAGTTCGCCGTCGTACTCGAACGCAAGCACACCGCTGGTTCCGTCCGCCCCGTGGATGATCTGGAGAATGCCGCCGTTCTTGGTGGTGAAGGTGGCTGATTCGTCGTCCGACGTCCGGGGCCGGGCGCCGATGCCGCGGAGCACACCGGCCGACAACTCCACGAGTGGGCTGACCCAGGTGGCCACGACGGCCAAGGCAGGGTCGGCTTCGGGGGACGTCGCCCACGTGCCATCAGCCGCCCGGGTCGCAGGGAAAGCGAAGAACTCGAAACCATCGTCGGCTGAGATGCGGGCCGTGGTGGCATCAGGGGTTTCGTGGATCTCGGCCTGGGTGCCGGCTTCCTCGGTTCGCCGCACGAACTCGTCCACGTCCCCCACTTCGACGCTAAAAAGCGTGGACCCATCCAAGGGATGGCCGTGCTCCACATGCCCCAATGCGAGGCGACCCGAACCGGCGTCGAACTCCAGCCACTCACCGTCGTCAACGGTCTTCACCAAACCCAGCGCGTGCAGGATGGCGGCCCAGTCTTCCGGGCGGGAGGTGTAGTGGATGGGGCGGGCTCGCAACATGGGGTCTCCTGGTGGGTTTCGGGATCCTCGTCCAAGCCTATGCTGGGGCCATGCCCATTGAATTGGAAGAACTACTGGTCAAAGACGGCAACGCGTGGCGGGCCTGGTTGGCCGCCCATGCCGCCGAAAGCCCCGGGGTTTGGCTGATCCTGCACAAGAAGGGCGGCACCGTCACCGAACTGGATTACGATGCCGCGCTGGACGAAGCGTTGTGCTTTGGCTGGATCGATGGCCAGTCCAGGAGCCGCGACGCCGAAAGCTACTTCCAGCGCATGACGCCGCGGGGGCGCCGTAGCATCTGGTCCGCACGGAACGTGGGGCACATTGCCCGGCTCGAATCTGAAGGCAGGATGACCGACGCCGGCCGTTCCGCGGTCGAGGCCGCCAAGGCAGACGGCCGTTGGGAGGCGGCCTACGCGGGGCCCGCCGATTCGGTGGTGCCGGCGGACCTGGCAGCGGCCATCGCAGCCGTGCCGGAGGCGCAGGCCATGTTCGACGTGCTCACATCGCAGAACCGCTTCGCCCTCATCCACCGCACCAACCTGGTCAAAAGGGCCGACACGCGGGAGCGGAAGATCGCAGGCTTCGTGGAAATGCTGGCCCGCCACGAAGCCCCGTACCCGCAACGCAAAAAGCCCTAGGCCGGCTCATTCACCGAAGGGGAAAGCCACACCCTCGCCAACCACGCGCAGGCACAATTCCGTCCCCGGCTTGGTGATGGAGGCGTTCCAGTGGCGGATGGTAATGATTTCGCCGCCCCCGGGGTAACGATAGCTGTTGCCCGAAGCGCTGCCGTCCGGCGCGGTGTACTCGCCGAGTTTGATGCGGACAGTGGTCTCCGGGCCGAAATAGTCCGTGTCCACCACCACGCCGCGGATCGGGCCGTCGGACGCGATCCGGATCTGCTCCGGGCGCAGCATGAGCTGGACCTTGCCCTGGGCCGGTGGTCGCCGGACGGGTATGCCGCCCAGGGAGCAGGTGGCCAACGAGCCCTCCATCCAAGCATCCAGGATCACCGCGTCGCCCAGGAACTCGGCGGTGGCGCGGTCAGCCGGGCGTGTGTAGACGACGAACGGGTTGCCGATCTGGGCCAGTTTCCCGCCGCGCATGATTGCCACCTGGTCAGCGAAGGACAACGCCTCCGCTTGGTCGTGGGTCACCAGGATGGTGGTTACGCCGGCAGCATTGAGCACCTTCGCCACGGCCCTGCGGGTAGCCACGCGGAGGCCGGCGTCGAGGGCTGAGAACGGCTCGTCCAGCAGCATGAGCTCAGGTTCCCGCGCCAGCGCACGGGCAAGGGCCACGCGTTGTTGCTGTCCGCCGGACAACTGATGCGGCCGCCGTTTGGCCATGGACGCGTCAAGGGACACCATCTCCAGCAGTTCCTGGACACGCGCCCGTACCCCGCGCCGACCGCCGTCGAGCTTTGCCGAATCGAGGCCGAAGGCCACGTTCTGCCCCACCGTCAGGTGCGGAAAGAGTGCGCCGTCCTGGGCGACGTAGCCTACTTGCCGCCTGTGTGCCGGCACCCAGAGGCCCTCTCCGGATACCGGTGAGCCGTTAAGGCTGATGGTCCCGGTATCCGGATGTTCAAAACCGGCTATCAGGCGCAGCAAGGTGGTCTTGCCCGAACCCGACGGCCCGACAATAGCGGTGGTGCCGCCCTTGGCCACCGACAAGTTCACGCCCTTCAGGACAGCCTGGGAACCGAAGTTCTTGGTGACTTCGGCGATGTCCAGGTGGGCGTTGGTGGAGGTGGCCACTGAGGGTGCTACCCGGGGTGCAGGAAGCCTGGAAGGGGATTGTTCGGTCACTGTCCGGCTACTTTCTTGGACTGTTGGAAAAGCAAGTACGTCATGGGGGCCGAGAGCAGGATCATGAGCAAGGCGTAGGGCGCTGCGCCTGCGTAGTCGATCTCGCTGCTCTTGCTCCAGAACTCCGTGGCCAGCGTCCGGGTGCCGTTCGGAGAGAGCAGCAGCGTAGCCGTGAGTTCGTTGACGATGGCAAGGAACACCAGCGCTGCACCACCGGCAGCTGCCGGTGCCGTCAGCCGCAACGTGACCCGGAAGAAGGACGTCAAAGGGGCCTTGCCCAGTGATTGGGCGGCCTCGTCGAGTTCCTTGGGCGCCTGGGCCAGGCCCGAGCGGATGTTGACCAACGCCCGCGGCAGGAAGAGCAGGACATAGGCTGCGATCAGCACACCGGCCGTCTGGTAAACACCGGGGACCACCCGAATGCTGACGGTAACGAACGCCAGACCCACCACGATGCCGGGGAGCGAACTGGTGACGTAGTTGGAGAGTTCCAGCATCTTGCTGAACCAGCTGGGCCGCCTCACAGCGAGGTAGGCCATGGGGAACGCCACCACCGTGGTGACCACAGCGCCTGCCGCCCCGTACAGGAGGGTCTGGATCAGTGCCGGCATGAACTCCTCCGCGGCCCACACCTCCGTACCACCGGCAAACAGCCACTTCAGCACGAACCACAGGGGCAGTCCGAACGCCAGGGCTGTCAGGGCCAGGAGTGCCAGCTGGGCGGGGACCTGGAAAACGCCAAGGGGCAGCCGTGTGGCTTTGGCTTGCGCACCGGAACCGATGCGTGCGTAACGGGCGGTGCCGCGGCTCCTGACTTCGGCCAACAACAGGATCAGGCACAGGAGAACAAGGACACTGGCCAGCATGTTGCCCGCGGTTCCGTTGAACGTTGACTGGAACTGGACCATGATGGCGGTGGTAAACGTGTCAAAGCGGATCATGGCGAAGGCGCCGTATTCAGCCAGCAAATGCAAGGAAACCAGCAAAGCGCCGCCGGTCATGGCGATGCGCAGCTGCGGCAGCACCACCCGGAAAAAGACTGCCCACGAGCCCAGCCCCAACGAAGCCGCGGATTGTTCAATGGCTGGATCCAAGCGGCCCAACGTGGCTGCCGCGGGGATGTAGACCAACGGGAAATAGGAGAGCGTGGCAATCAGGACACCCGACCCGAGGCCCGCCATCGACGGAACAGCGGACACCCAGGCATAGCTGTTCACGAAAGCCGGAATGGCCAGGGGAGCCGCCAACGCAACCGCCCACCAACGGTGCCCGCGCAGCTGGGTCCGTTCCACCAACCAGGCCCCGCCCACGCCCAGGACCAAGCAGAGCGGCACCGTGAACACCGTGAGGAGGACAGTGTTCAGCAGCAGCTCGCCCACCCTGGGCCGCACGATGAGGCTGACGGCCGTCTCCCATCCGGTGGTGGCCGTCATGTACACCACGTAGCCCAGCGGAATCAGGGAAAAGAGCGCGATGAGCACGGCCAACAGGGACACTGTTGAAACGCCGAAAGGCGGGCGGGGGCGCTTGCCCCTGCCCGCCGTCGTCGTGCTTCCCTGGGAACGTGGAACGTCGGGAGCCGCTAGATCAGTGGTCACAGAACTAGAGGAGTCCTGCCTTGGTCATCAGGTCGGTGACCTTGGTGGAGTTCAGCTTGGCCGGGTCCACCGTGGGAGCCTGCAGTTCCTTGATGGGAACCAGCTTGGCGTTGGAATCAACCTGCGAGGCAATGGCGTATTCGAAGGACGTGCCATCCTTGAGGATTTCCTGGCCCTTTTTGCCGGTGATGAACTTCAGGAACGCCTGGGCGTCAGCAGCCTTCTTGGAGGACTTGAGGACGCCGCCGCCGGACACGGAAACGAATGCGCCCGGGTCCTGGTTCTTGAAGTAGTACGGCGTGACGTTCTTGGAGTTTTCGCCGGTCTTGGCCTGGTCGCCGTAGTAGTAGTAGTGGTAGATCAGCGCGGCATCCACTTCGCCGGCGTTGACGGCCTTCATTGCGGTGCTGTTGCCCTTGTAGGCCTTGAAGTTCTCCTTCATGCCCTTGAGCCATTCCTCAGTGGCGGCTTCGCCCTTGAGTTCCAGCAGGGCGGAGACGATCGCCTGGAAGTCGGCGCCGGAGGGCGACGCGGCCCACTTGCCCTTCCACTCAGGCTTGGCCAGGTCCAGCATGGACTTGGGCAGCTTGTCTTCGCTGATCTTGTTCTTGTCGTACACCAGCACGGTTGAACGGGCGGCGATGCCGGTCCACTTGCCCGTGGAGGGGCGGAATTCTGCGGGAACCTGGTCCAGGGTGGCCTTGTCTACGTCGGCGAAGAGGCCCGCGTTCTCAACCTGCGCCATTGCAGGGGAGTTTTCAGTGAGGAACACGTCGGCCGGTGAGGCTGCGCCTTCCTGGACGATCTGGTTGGACATTTCGGTGTCGTCGCCCTGGCGGACGGTGACCTTGATGCCGGTTTCCTTAGTGAAAGCGTCGATCCATTCCTTGGTGAGGCTTTCGTGCTGGGCGTTGTAGACCGTAATCCCGTCGCCAGCAGCGGCTGGTTCGGAGGAGTTCGGAGCTGTGCTGGCGTTGGAGCCGCAGGCGCTGAGGCCAAGCGCGGCCGATGCGAGGAGCGCGATTCCCGCCAGGGCTTTCTTGGGAAAGTTCATGAGGGCTTCTTTCTGGGAACACGACACGGAGTCAATGGAGGTGGGTTTGGCCCGTGCTGGCGGGAAGGTTGGGGACCCGCTCTAAAAAGGGTAGGTTAGCCAACCCTTCTTAACACCATCCACACCGGTAAATGTGACAGGGGTCACCACAATTACGGAAGTATTGCGTGCCGTAATTGTTAGGGCAGTGTGGCTGCGGCCTCGAAAGCCATCCACGCCTGCAATTGCGTTGAAAGCTCGACGGCGGTACCTGGGGGATACGTTTCGCCCGCCGGCCGCGGGGGATCGAAGGAGAACAGCAGGGAAGGGGAGTCGTTCCGGCGCTCGGCGCGGCCCGCCCAGAACGCCTCGGCGGTGTCCCGGACCAAGGATGCTGCGGCCCTCCTGGTAGGTTCCGGCAGCCGGTCATCGCGGGCAGCCAACGCGAGGTACCGGAGCAGGATGCCGGTGAACAGGCCGCCGTCGCCCGTGCCGTCGCCGCGGACCACGTTCGTGCCGGGGTGGGTCAACTCGCGGGCAACCGCTTCAACCAA
This Paenarthrobacter sp. GOM3 DNA region includes the following protein-coding sequences:
- the tgt gene encoding tRNA guanosine(34) transglycosylase Tgt → MPASVPVSAPFSSPAPALPELPGLSARQSEFSFTVGTRLTEACSPSDAQVDANGGAFLGRTGTITTPHGTIQTPAFIAVGTKATVKAVLPESIAGFGAQAVLANAYHLYLQPGPEILDAAGGLGAFMNWPGPTFTDSGGFQVMSLGSGFKKVIDMKNVDSSGPDDAVAPGKERLAHIDDDGVWFKSHLNGDRHRFSPEISMRVQHQIGADIMFAFDELTTLQNSRAYQEESLERTRLWALRCLAEHASLTTSRVGKPYQALFGVIQGAQYEDLRRKACQDLGAMPFDGYGIGGALEKENLGTIVRWCNEELPEDKPRHLLGISEPDDIFTAIENGADTFDCVSPTRVARNSAFYTPFGRFNLSGARYKTDFGPLQDGCDCYTCVNYSRAYIHHLFKAKEMLSATLISIHNERFVVKMVDDARLAIESGDFFEFKAETLGRYYS
- a CDS encoding SRPBCC family protein, which encodes MTNNLSVVVNADAQQVWTMLREPSLVAQWHGWEADDLNDEIKQIYFNTDVVEGPDHTSLTVNGGDIFELHPVSGGTEVRITRVALDHDSEWADWDEDITQGWLTFLHQLRFALERHPHGHRRTHFVSLPGKGGPAIEKLGLGDLPPVGEEYSLTLATGEKISGKVWFKSRHQVGLTVHSYAEHGEGLLIVAEQLPIPEKRPDGGSMVIASTYDLGAHTLADIRSSWDNWKAENYGS
- a CDS encoding DUF6707 family protein gives rise to the protein MTHSPATQQYKEKQAGDLQPGDFVFPPGDGLAEEIRAIEVQNDDYGVPALLLLTTVDGGTIRIAVGSSVPVGDGVPADPGAEAPVDAPAEAEPGSSTPTDAEADAPAGPAVVVPPRPETPPTYTGPSAEELALIPEPDGTPEAVVRAAAADHKGKNGVQVLAERLAKGINTKSGSCLRDLSDLAFDLCIVLRDPDHALAVADLLNVLPFDGNLDRWASIERALALSSFICREAGQSERAAVYEKLLRAPESQEEDPFKARINARVRQRSLNEPNLYDKEIFRAIDNGNHEAEREWRFLRLEALMFLRAHGGSKTIGEEELARRIGNELESVRA
- a CDS encoding NUDIX hydrolase family protein, which gives rise to MSVRTPDPYPGWLSDEDLFEARGRLPMVYVEAVPVRLDPLGYVNEVGTLLQGDADGNMVRYLVSGRVLYRETIRAALLRHMEKDLGPLAFPQLPISPVPFTVAEYFPAPSQTGFTDDRQHAVSLAYVIPVTGECEPRQDALELTWMTPQEVLSENVQQEFDGGRGNLVRQALAFSGIVL
- a CDS encoding YdeI/OmpD-associated family protein gives rise to the protein MPIELEELLVKDGNAWRAWLAAHAAESPGVWLILHKKGGTVTELDYDAALDEALCFGWIDGQSRSRDAESYFQRMTPRGRRSIWSARNVGHIARLESEGRMTDAGRSAVEAAKADGRWEAAYAGPADSVVPADLAAAIAAVPEAQAMFDVLTSQNRFALIHRTNLVKRADTRERKIAGFVEMLARHEAPYPQRKKP
- a CDS encoding ABC transporter ATP-binding protein, whose amino-acid sequence is MTEQSPSRLPAPRVAPSVATSTNAHLDIAEVTKNFGSQAVLKGVNLSVAKGGTTAIVGPSGSGKTTLLRLIAGFEHPDTGTISLNGSPVSGEGLWVPAHRRQVGYVAQDGALFPHLTVGQNVAFGLDSAKLDGGRRGVRARVQELLEMVSLDASMAKRRPHQLSGGQQQRVALARALAREPELMLLDEPFSALDAGLRVATRRAVAKVLNAAGVTTILVTHDQAEALSFADQVAIMRGGKLAQIGNPFVVYTRPADRATAEFLGDAVILDAWMEGSLATCSLGGIPVRRPPAQGKVQLMLRPEQIRIASDGPIRGVVVDTDYFGPETTVRIKLGEYTAPDGSASGNSYRYPGGGEIITIRHWNASITKPGTELCLRVVGEGVAFPFGE
- a CDS encoding ABC transporter permease — protein: MTTDLAAPDVPRSQGSTTTAGRGKRPRPPFGVSTVSLLAVLIALFSLIPLGYVVYMTATTGWETAVSLIVRPRVGELLLNTVLLTVFTVPLCLVLGVGGAWLVERTQLRGHRWWAVALAAPLAIPAFVNSYAWVSAVPSMAGLGSGVLIATLSYFPLVYIPAAATLGRLDPAIEQSAASLGLGSWAVFFRVVLPQLRIAMTGGALLVSLHLLAEYGAFAMIRFDTFTTAIMVQFQSTFNGTAGNMLASVLVLLCLILLLAEVRSRGTARYARIGSGAQAKATRLPLGVFQVPAQLALLALTALAFGLPLWFVLKWLFAGGTEVWAAEEFMPALIQTLLYGAAGAVVTTVVAFPMAYLAVRRPSWFSKMLELSNYVTSSLPGIVVGLAFVTVSIRVVPGVYQTAGVLIAAYVLLFLPRALVNIRSGLAQAPKELDEAAQSLGKAPLTSFFRVTLRLTAPAAAGGAALVFLAIVNELTATLLLSPNGTRTLATEFWSKSSEIDYAGAAPYALLMILLSAPMTYLLFQQSKKVAGQ
- a CDS encoding iron ABC transporter substrate-binding protein, with the protein product MNFPKKALAGIALLASAALGLSACGSNASTAPNSSEPAAAGDGITVYNAQHESLTKEWIDAFTKETGIKVTVRQGDDTEMSNQIVQEGAASPADVFLTENSPAMAQVENAGLFADVDKATLDQVPAEFRPSTGKWTGIAARSTVLVYDKNKISEDKLPKSMLDLAKPEWKGKWAASPSGADFQAIVSALLELKGEAATEEWLKGMKENFKAYKGNSTAMKAVNAGEVDAALIYHYYYYGDQAKTGENSKNVTPYYFKNQDPGAFVSVSGGGVLKSSKKAADAQAFLKFITGKKGQEILKDGTSFEYAIASQVDSNAKLVPIKELQAPTVDPAKLNSTKVTDLMTKAGLL